In the genome of Mucisphaera calidilacus, one region contains:
- a CDS encoding vWA domain-containing protein, with protein MVVTLAQSARWTIGWQADIPAWGWVLVILLITAVVAWAYTRLNGPPRARAAAATCRVLALLLIALLLAGPELIWSIDRTEPDRVEILIDRSLSMTLSDTRRDLDGQNLTRDQAARQALAELDQWVLTRPDGTESRNRNTAWSAFSDSIHTIEPRPDTWPEPTGRSTRIVNALRQTLNRNNQETLAGWVIVTDGRSDKALPPELLEQLEQQATPIHAVILGGASTITDVAIVDVQAPDAVFLGDRVPVRVTLEGNTESQPTQVRLIDKNTGNTLAQATTSQTTARLAARPEEPGDQTWVVQITTDNDQVPQNNRREITLRVVDRPVRVLLVDGYPRWEFRFLKNLLLREQSVELSSLLLSADRGFAQEGDRPIQRLPEEQAELEPYDLIILGDIPPAFLSDRQNQLILEHVGKRGAGLIWLGGPEHTPASFADTPLTPLLPTLDPAAITQRSVADTPFVIHTAPAAETLGLLEPQALETRRGMVWIQALTQLKPTAEPLLLAHHPDDAEPLPAVVWMRYGAGQVLYLATDEWWRWRYAQGETPYSRFWLPLVRLAVRDRLDRARDNQPTLTVNPAVARVGQTVIIRYDGPSDATPRITLEPRTSNAPRQTRDLLPDADGPFLRWSLPFLAGTPGTWDIRTENDGPATQLTVLDDSPEFRHTQPDRQRLLTLTQRTGGQLYDLDDASRIAGAIPSRARTIVEETRKPIWSSWPIFLAILTLLTAEWITRRWAGLS; from the coding sequence CAGGACCCGAACTCATCTGGAGCATCGACCGCACCGAACCCGATCGTGTCGAAATCCTCATCGACCGCTCACTCTCCATGACCCTCTCCGACACCCGCCGCGATCTCGACGGACAGAACCTCACCCGCGATCAGGCCGCCCGGCAGGCACTCGCCGAACTCGACCAGTGGGTCCTCACACGCCCGGACGGAACCGAGTCGAGAAACCGCAACACCGCCTGGTCCGCCTTCAGCGACAGCATCCACACCATCGAACCGCGGCCCGACACCTGGCCCGAACCCACCGGACGCTCCACACGCATCGTCAACGCACTCCGCCAAACCCTCAATCGCAACAATCAGGAAACCCTTGCCGGCTGGGTCATCGTCACCGACGGACGTTCCGACAAGGCCCTCCCGCCCGAACTCCTCGAACAACTCGAACAGCAGGCCACCCCCATCCATGCCGTGATCCTTGGCGGCGCCTCCACCATCACCGACGTCGCCATCGTCGACGTTCAGGCACCCGACGCCGTCTTCCTGGGCGACCGCGTGCCCGTCCGCGTGACCCTCGAGGGGAACACCGAGAGCCAACCCACACAGGTCCGGCTCATCGACAAGAACACCGGCAACACCCTCGCGCAGGCCACCACCTCCCAAACCACCGCGCGACTCGCCGCGCGACCCGAAGAGCCCGGCGACCAGACATGGGTCGTTCAGATCACCACCGACAACGATCAGGTCCCGCAGAACAACCGACGCGAGATCACCCTCCGCGTCGTTGACCGCCCCGTCCGCGTTCTGCTCGTTGACGGCTACCCGCGTTGGGAATTCCGCTTCCTCAAGAACCTCCTGCTCCGCGAACAATCCGTCGAACTCAGCAGCCTCCTGCTCTCCGCCGACCGCGGGTTCGCGCAGGAAGGCGACCGCCCCATCCAGCGACTGCCCGAAGAACAGGCCGAACTCGAACCCTACGACCTCATCATCCTTGGCGACATCCCCCCGGCCTTCCTCAGCGACCGGCAGAACCAACTCATCCTCGAACACGTGGGCAAACGCGGAGCGGGTCTCATCTGGCTCGGCGGCCCCGAGCACACGCCCGCCAGCTTCGCCGACACCCCGCTCACACCCCTCCTGCCCACCCTCGACCCCGCCGCCATCACCCAACGCTCCGTCGCCGACACACCCTTCGTCATCCACACCGCTCCCGCCGCCGAAACCCTCGGCCTCCTCGAGCCCCAGGCCCTCGAAACACGACGCGGCATGGTCTGGATCCAGGCACTCACGCAACTCAAACCCACCGCCGAGCCGCTCCTGCTCGCGCACCATCCCGACGACGCCGAACCACTCCCCGCCGTCGTCTGGATGCGCTACGGAGCCGGACAGGTCCTCTATCTCGCCACCGACGAGTGGTGGCGCTGGCGCTACGCCCAAGGCGAAACGCCCTACAGCCGCTTCTGGCTCCCCCTCGTCCGCCTTGCCGTCCGCGACCGCCTCGACCGGGCACGCGACAACCAGCCCACCCTCACCGTTAACCCCGCCGTCGCACGCGTCGGACAAACCGTCATCATCCGCTACGACGGCCCCAGCGACGCCACCCCACGCATTACCCTCGAGCCGAGAACCAGCAACGCACCAAGGCAGACACGCGACCTCCTGCCCGACGCCGACGGGCCCTTCCTCCGCTGGAGCCTCCCCTTCCTCGCAGGAACGCCCGGCACCTGGGACATCCGAACCGAGAACGATGGGCCCGCCACCCAACTCACCGTCCTCGACGACTCGCCCGAGTTTCGGCACACCCAGCCCGACCGCCAACGACTGCTCACCCTCACGCAACGCACCGGCGGGCAGCTCTACGACCTCGACGACGCGTCACGCATCGCCGGCGCGATCCCCTCCCGCGCAAGAACCATCGTCGAGGAAACACGCAAACCGATCTGGAGCTCATGGCCGATTTTTCTGGCCATCCTCACCCTCCTCACCGCAGAATGGATCACACGAAGATGGGCGGGGCTGAGCTGA
- the ppk1 gene encoding polyphosphate kinase 1, which translates to MTTTNTPTTNAQTTIPLDPLPQPVGSTSRFLNREIAWLEFNRRVLHEAIDERTPLLERAAFLAIFTSNLDEYVQKRVGALKRQIQLDIAARTPDGLTPQEQLAAIREAVIPMLHAQAECYAKLVRPALADQGVHLLTWDQLTADERRCATAYFEKNLFPVLTPLAVDPGHPFPFMSNLSRSLGVMLRPQGEGSGRRVADNERQRALGDQAGLEFARVKIPSILPGWIRLETSDGNNERFIRLDQVIWHHLHRLFEGMEIIEVEPFRITRNADVERDEEDAEDLLDLIEQELRDRRFASVVRLEVDDDPCLPMNQFLIEEMGLQEDDVYQMPAELDYTDLWAIHGINRPDLKHEPWTPIVPPRLADNEADIFSVIRAGDVFVHHPYESFNASVERFIRSAASDPRVMAIKATLYRTSEDSTFIPELIKAAERGKQVVCLVELKARFDEERNVQLAQRLEKAGVHVVYGLVGYKTHTKTTLVVRNEPEGMRSYAHIGTGNYHSKTANLYTDLGLLTCRPELTQELVELFHFLTGRSAKSTFHHLLVAPINMRNRFEQMIDREIEHTAAWKRRGADPDDPARPRIVAKMNSLEDKKLCNRLYKASQAGVRVELNVRGFCCLRPGVPGLSENISVYSVIGRFLEHSRIYYFHNHPLNHSEQFTDNPYPGEFYIGSADWMYRNLNNRVECITPIHDHHARQRLAFILETARNDYRQAWDMHPDGSYIQRRPDKARPELAEGTHKTLMKLYRSEADTLRPATHERLILRQAPSH; encoded by the coding sequence ATGACGACGACCAACACCCCAACAACCAACGCACAGACCACGATCCCACTCGACCCGCTGCCCCAGCCCGTCGGGTCCACCAGCCGATTCCTCAACCGCGAGATCGCCTGGCTCGAATTCAACCGACGCGTCCTCCACGAGGCCATCGACGAACGCACGCCCCTGCTCGAACGCGCCGCCTTCCTCGCCATCTTCACCAGCAACCTCGACGAGTACGTCCAGAAACGCGTCGGCGCCCTCAAGCGACAGATCCAGCTCGACATCGCCGCACGGACACCCGACGGGCTCACGCCCCAGGAACAGCTCGCCGCCATCCGTGAAGCCGTCATCCCCATGCTCCACGCCCAGGCCGAGTGCTACGCCAAACTCGTGCGCCCCGCGCTCGCCGACCAGGGCGTCCACCTGCTCACCTGGGACCAGCTCACCGCCGACGAACGCCGCTGCGCCACCGCCTACTTCGAGAAAAACCTCTTCCCCGTTCTCACCCCCCTCGCCGTCGACCCCGGACACCCCTTCCCCTTCATGAGCAACCTCAGCCGATCCCTCGGCGTCATGCTCCGGCCCCAAGGCGAAGGCTCCGGACGACGCGTCGCCGACAACGAACGACAACGGGCGCTCGGCGACCAGGCCGGGCTCGAATTCGCCCGCGTCAAGATCCCCAGCATCCTCCCCGGATGGATCCGGCTCGAGACCTCCGACGGCAACAACGAACGCTTCATCCGACTCGACCAGGTCATCTGGCACCACCTCCACCGGCTCTTCGAGGGCATGGAGATCATCGAGGTCGAACCCTTCCGCATCACACGCAACGCCGACGTCGAACGCGACGAGGAAGACGCCGAAGACCTCCTCGACCTCATCGAGCAGGAGCTCCGCGACAGACGCTTCGCCTCCGTCGTCCGGCTCGAGGTCGACGACGACCCCTGCCTGCCCATGAACCAGTTCCTCATCGAGGAAATGGGGCTCCAGGAAGACGACGTCTACCAGATGCCCGCCGAGCTCGACTACACCGACCTCTGGGCCATCCATGGCATCAACCGGCCCGACCTCAAGCACGAGCCCTGGACGCCCATCGTCCCCCCGCGACTCGCCGACAACGAGGCCGACATCTTCTCCGTCATCCGCGCAGGCGACGTCTTCGTCCACCACCCCTACGAGAGCTTCAACGCCAGCGTCGAACGCTTCATCCGCTCCGCTGCCTCCGACCCCAGGGTCATGGCCATCAAGGCCACGCTCTACCGCACCAGCGAAGACTCCACCTTCATCCCCGAACTCATCAAGGCCGCCGAACGCGGCAAACAGGTCGTCTGCCTCGTCGAACTCAAGGCACGCTTCGACGAGGAACGCAACGTCCAGCTCGCTCAGCGACTCGAAAAAGCAGGCGTCCACGTCGTCTACGGCCTCGTCGGTTACAAGACGCACACCAAGACCACCCTCGTCGTCCGCAACGAGCCCGAGGGCATGCGCAGCTACGCCCACATCGGCACCGGCAACTACCACTCCAAGACCGCCAACCTCTACACCGACCTCGGCCTGCTCACCTGCCGGCCCGAACTCACCCAGGAACTCGTCGAACTCTTCCACTTCCTCACCGGACGATCCGCCAAGTCCACCTTCCACCACCTGCTCGTCGCTCCCATCAACATGCGCAACCGCTTCGAGCAGATGATCGACCGCGAGATCGAACACACCGCCGCCTGGAAGCGACGCGGCGCCGACCCCGACGACCCCGCACGACCCCGCATCGTCGCCAAGATGAACTCCCTCGAAGACAAGAAACTCTGCAACCGGCTCTACAAGGCCTCGCAGGCCGGTGTCCGCGTCGAACTCAACGTCCGCGGCTTCTGCTGCCTCCGCCCGGGCGTGCCCGGACTCTCCGAAAACATCAGCGTCTACTCCGTCATCGGACGCTTCCTCGAACACTCACGCATCTACTACTTCCACAACCACCCCCTCAACCACTCCGAGCAGTTCACCGACAATCCCTACCCAGGCGAGTTCTACATCGGCTCCGCCGACTGGATGTACCGCAACCTCAACAACCGCGTCGAGTGCATCACCCCCATCCACGACCACCACGCCAGGCAACGGCTCGCCTTCATCCTCGAAACCGCCCGCAACGACTACAGGCAGGCGTGGGACATGCACCCCGACGGCTCCTACATCCAGCGACGGCCCGACAAAGCCCGACCCGAACTCGCCGAGGGAACCCACAAGACCCTCATGAAACTCTACCGCTCCGAGGCCGACACGCTCCGTCCCGCCACCCACGAACGACTCATCCTCCGACAAGCTCCCTCCCACTGA
- the speD gene encoding S-adenosylmethionine decarboxylase, with product MLEHKHLIIRADVVRPPRGVEATLAWFTALVGKIGMKLVDLPNNPNCFYMDTPGNRGLTCVGIIETSHIALHAWDEDEPGMVQLDVYSCKDFDPEDVLDHLAEFEPTRVVYKHLDREHGLVELVPALA from the coding sequence TTGCTGGAACACAAACATCTGATCATTCGTGCCGATGTCGTCCGTCCGCCTCGTGGGGTGGAGGCGACGTTGGCGTGGTTTACAGCGCTGGTTGGGAAGATCGGCATGAAGCTGGTTGATCTGCCCAACAACCCCAACTGCTTCTACATGGACACGCCTGGCAACCGGGGGCTGACGTGCGTGGGGATCATCGAGACGTCGCACATCGCGCTTCACGCGTGGGACGAGGATGAGCCGGGGATGGTGCAGTTAGACGTTTACTCGTGCAAGGATTTCGATCCGGAGGACGTGCTGGATCACCTGGCGGAGTTCGAGCCGACGCGGGTGGTGTACAAGCATCTGGACCGCGAGCACGGCCTGGTAGAGCTGGTGCCGGCGCTGGCCTGA
- a CDS encoding lamin tail domain-containing protein has product MPTATLNALATLLATASCAAAATTGLLITEIVDGTLPGGTPRFIELTNTSATTIDFTNLSVGLFKNGRTTLDATIPLAGSLPAGQTYVIAYDDDPYTGNFFDTYGFNPTLATPDLEINGDDTLVLYDGIAAGDGSNATTLDIYGQLGVDGTGDPWEYTDSFAYRRTTITNANPDFTLSEWVFGTPNALEADTDEQNLTLILANTTPGNFTGTDPGNPVPTPAAAAAGLLLLATLTLRRSA; this is encoded by the coding sequence ATGCCCACCGCAACCCTCAACGCCCTCGCGACACTCCTCGCCACCGCCTCCTGCGCCGCCGCCGCCACCACCGGGCTGCTCATCACCGAGATCGTCGACGGCACGCTCCCAGGCGGCACGCCACGATTCATCGAACTCACCAACACATCCGCCACCACCATCGACTTCACCAACCTCAGCGTCGGGCTCTTCAAGAACGGCAGAACCACCCTCGACGCCACCATCCCGCTCGCAGGATCACTCCCCGCCGGCCAGACCTACGTCATCGCCTACGACGACGACCCCTACACCGGCAACTTCTTCGACACCTACGGCTTCAACCCCACCCTCGCCACACCCGACCTCGAGATCAATGGCGACGACACCCTCGTCCTCTACGACGGCATCGCCGCCGGCGACGGCTCCAACGCCACCACACTCGACATCTACGGCCAGCTAGGCGTCGACGGCACCGGCGACCCCTGGGAATACACCGACAGCTTCGCCTACCGACGCACCACCATCACCAACGCCAACCCCGACTTCACCCTCAGCGAATGGGTGTTCGGTACGCCCAACGCCCTCGAAGCCGATACCGACGAGCAAAACCTCACCCTCATCCTCGCCAACACCACACCCGGGAATTTCACAGGCACCGACCCGGGCAATCCCGTTCCCACCCCCGCCGCCGCCGCCGCCGGTCTCCTCCTGCTCGCCACCCTCACCCTCCGACGATCCGCCTGA
- a CDS encoding 2Fe-2S iron-sulfur cluster-binding protein, translating to MHMKAEKNTGPKVVPIRFILEDPEPLTGKTEKTLDLKAAVGQSVLEVALENGINIEHACGGVCACSTCHVYLEQGEELVNEPEDDELDRVEEAPATQIDSRLSCQTRIQAEGELVVKVPAWNRNAVKEVPH from the coding sequence ATGCACATGAAAGCTGAAAAAAACACCGGTCCCAAGGTGGTGCCCATCCGGTTCATCCTCGAAGACCCCGAGCCCCTGACCGGTAAAACCGAGAAAACACTCGACTTAAAAGCCGCCGTCGGCCAGTCCGTCCTTGAAGTCGCCCTCGAAAACGGCATCAACATCGAACACGCCTGTGGCGGCGTCTGCGCCTGCTCCACCTGCCACGTCTATCTCGAGCAAGGCGAAGAACTTGTGAACGAACCCGAAGACGACGAACTCGACCGCGTCGAAGAGGCCCCCGCCACCCAGATCGACTCCCGACTCAGTTGCCAGACACGCATCCAGGCCGAAGGCGAACTCGTCGTCAAGGTCCCCGCCTGGAACCGCAACGCCGTCAAGGAAGTCCCCCATTAA
- a CDS encoding prenyltransferase/squalene oxidase repeat-containing protein produces MRHTLSLILISLLSLAPATRAQDDNTLVEITPEARAAIERGLAFLAKTQNDDGNFGGERYGKHVGITSLACLAFMADGHMPDRGPHGQTLSKGLAFVINSSSDAGLLAAANTSHGPMYGHGFATLFLGEVYGMTPNRDTRRTLQKAVRLIVASQNHQGGWRYQPVPADADISVTICQIMALRSARNAGLSVPKNTIDRAVEYVRNCQNPDDGGFRYMIGSGGSAFPRSAAGLASLYYAGIYEGDEVASALAYLERQRPGTPQASRGGYYYYGHYYAAQAMFLAGGEHWKQWYPAIREELLARQQPDGSWNGNHGTTYSTAMSLIILQMPNRLLPIFER; encoded by the coding sequence ATGAGACACACCCTCTCCCTCATCCTCATCAGCCTCCTCAGCCTCGCCCCGGCGACCCGTGCTCAAGACGACAACACCCTCGTCGAGATCACGCCCGAGGCCCGCGCCGCCATCGAACGCGGACTCGCCTTCCTCGCCAAAACCCAGAACGACGACGGGAACTTCGGCGGCGAACGCTACGGCAAGCACGTCGGCATCACCTCGCTCGCCTGCCTCGCCTTCATGGCCGACGGACACATGCCCGACCGCGGACCCCACGGCCAAACCCTCAGCAAAGGCCTCGCCTTCGTCATCAACTCCAGCTCCGACGCCGGCCTCCTCGCCGCCGCCAACACCTCGCACGGACCCATGTACGGCCACGGCTTCGCCACGCTCTTCCTCGGCGAGGTCTACGGCATGACACCCAACCGCGACACACGACGTACCCTCCAGAAAGCCGTTCGGCTCATCGTCGCCAGCCAGAACCACCAGGGCGGCTGGCGCTACCAGCCCGTCCCCGCCGACGCCGACATCTCCGTCACCATCTGCCAGATCATGGCGCTCCGGTCCGCACGCAACGCCGGGCTCTCCGTCCCCAAAAACACCATCGACCGTGCCGTCGAATATGTCCGCAACTGCCAGAACCCCGACGACGGCGGCTTCCGCTACATGATCGGCTCCGGCGGATCCGCCTTCCCACGGTCCGCCGCCGGACTCGCCTCCCTCTACTACGCCGGCATCTACGAGGGCGACGAGGTCGCGTCCGCACTCGCCTACCTCGAACGTCAACGACCCGGCACGCCACAGGCCTCCCGAGGCGGCTATTACTACTACGGGCACTACTACGCAGCGCAGGCCATGTTCCTCGCCGGAGGCGAACACTGGAAACAGTGGTACCCCGCCATCCGCGAAGAACTCCTCGCACGGCAACAACCCGACGGCAGCTGGAACGGCAATCACGGCACCACCTACTCCACCGCCATGTCGCTCATCATCCTCCAGATGCCCAACCGACTCCTGCCCATCTTCGAACGATGA
- a CDS encoding coiled-coil domain-containing protein, with amino-acid sequence MTHDTLNHIRALHAQATRAAVAIHALRAATCTAATLLILAAIDFVLRLPAPLRLIITLTLLVLAFRALYRLAAPRNWKTPLVRFALAIEKQRPQLHGRLASAVELAQTTPPEHEATSPAAAALHADALRQLNQLPVRDLTAGIINPRPLRQWAAITATLALVWASFALVAPGFAAAAAGRWVLPWAAGPWPTLVTLNVIDARTVRPLRSPLHIAVETPNSSADRRVLLQAHWHVGDHTFETHDQVVMNHAANDPDAPARFEAWLQPPAELIRHLETATAGTAHATVFLESGWDTYPPVSIPLAPRPRITSTTATITPPDYARPPLEPNTETLNLDQADATLTSIPGSTIDISLKLSRTINPQFTTITAAGDTDDTLTLNTTLTDNTIQLTLSQPHEPLTLTVNARSNDGLSLPRPPSISLEPRPDRQPTVRLLRPAADERVLPNAVVSLHATAADDIAVADIALMATLGDNTLPITDNKGPAPTLELTIDWPLETLGLTPGDTLTVTAAANDTYRLHGETHPTAYSTGRTIIIVDEQQLARQLQQDINLIDRRIARALAEQRRLQAEDLDTATPGQQRLAERLAELAEDARQLRNRAERNRLSDEALNQLMDQLAEGLDNAARAADRAHEQLEQAENETDSNAQQGREAQAETAAQLQALREQLDDTSAAMQAVEDARAIARRQQELADQSARLLPQTLGRRPEDLPDDLRQQLEQLKAQQDALAEQTQRAADQWREQARQLANESDSQRAQDLAEALRQAAEALEAGQIPQQMNQASAQVQGNRLANANAQQQQIARQLQQIAEQLEQNTTDSQQQQDLLAAIVDELNRLLEEQTILRDNTSLADERELSGLVTPQRTLRLQTLAALEQVEQLANQPAAESGVRDATVSQATAVTALRNSRQTPGLEAQTAAAEALRSAIETLQQQLRQDLAESVERQRRELQKAYRALAQQQRELRQSVLTVREQRPVTRRRITLAGIADQQWDHRNDTLELQDRIAEASVFNAMHLRLDELGQRITRQLRAGYAQNDLTRSQNEIATTLDIMADALDQPAPPPPDENADNSPAGQGGQGQPQQPPLVPDLAELQLLRGVQAQLLAQTRALEEQAGTQPTAEQRDAIQTLAIRQRELAHYGQQMLRKQQDRNNQP; translated from the coding sequence ATGACACACGACACCCTCAACCACATCCGCGCCCTGCACGCGCAGGCAACCCGCGCCGCCGTCGCCATCCACGCCCTTCGCGCCGCCACGTGCACGGCAGCAACCCTCCTGATCCTCGCCGCAATTGACTTCGTCCTCCGCCTCCCCGCGCCGCTCCGGCTCATTATTACGCTCACCCTTCTCGTGCTCGCGTTCCGCGCGCTCTACCGCCTCGCCGCACCCCGCAACTGGAAAACGCCGCTCGTCCGATTCGCCCTCGCCATCGAGAAGCAGCGTCCCCAGCTCCACGGCCGACTCGCTTCCGCCGTTGAACTCGCGCAGACGACACCACCCGAACACGAAGCCACCAGCCCCGCCGCCGCGGCCCTTCACGCCGACGCCCTCCGACAACTCAACCAGCTGCCCGTCCGCGACCTCACCGCCGGCATCATCAACCCCCGACCGCTTCGGCAATGGGCCGCCATCACCGCCACCCTCGCCCTCGTCTGGGCCAGCTTCGCCCTCGTCGCCCCGGGCTTCGCCGCCGCCGCCGCCGGCCGATGGGTGCTCCCCTGGGCCGCCGGCCCCTGGCCCACCCTCGTCACCCTCAACGTCATCGACGCCCGGACCGTCCGACCCCTCCGCAGCCCGCTTCACATCGCCGTTGAAACACCTAACTCCTCCGCCGACCGACGCGTCCTTCTCCAGGCACACTGGCACGTCGGAGACCACACCTTTGAAACACACGACCAGGTCGTGATGAACCACGCCGCCAACGACCCCGACGCGCCCGCACGCTTCGAGGCATGGCTGCAGCCGCCCGCGGAACTCATCCGACACCTCGAAACCGCCACCGCGGGCACAGCACACGCCACCGTCTTCCTCGAATCCGGTTGGGACACCTACCCGCCCGTCAGCATCCCCCTCGCCCCGCGGCCACGCATCACCAGCACCACCGCCACCATCACGCCTCCCGACTACGCCCGCCCCCCCCTCGAGCCCAACACCGAAACCCTCAATCTCGATCAGGCCGACGCCACCCTCACCTCGATCCCAGGCAGCACCATCGACATCAGCCTCAAGCTCTCCAGGACCATCAACCCCCAGTTCACCACGATCACAGCCGCAGGCGACACCGACGACACCCTCACACTCAACACCACGCTCACCGACAACACCATCCAACTCACCCTCTCCCAACCGCACGAGCCTCTCACCCTCACCGTCAATGCCCGCAGCAACGACGGACTCAGCCTGCCCCGGCCGCCAAGCATCAGCCTCGAACCTCGCCCCGACCGACAACCCACCGTCCGACTGCTCAGGCCCGCCGCCGACGAACGCGTTCTCCCCAACGCCGTGGTCTCGCTCCACGCCACCGCCGCCGACGACATCGCCGTCGCCGATATCGCCCTCATGGCCACGCTCGGCGACAACACCCTGCCCATCACCGACAACAAGGGCCCCGCGCCCACCCTCGAACTCACCATCGACTGGCCCCTCGAAACCCTTGGTCTCACGCCGGGCGACACCCTCACCGTCACCGCCGCCGCCAACGACACCTACCGGCTCCACGGCGAAACCCACCCCACCGCCTACAGCACCGGCCGAACCATCATCATCGTCGACGAGCAGCAACTCGCCCGACAGCTCCAGCAGGACATCAACCTCATCGACCGACGCATCGCCCGCGCCCTCGCCGAGCAGCGACGACTCCAGGCCGAAGACCTCGACACCGCCACACCCGGGCAGCAACGCCTCGCCGAACGCCTTGCCGAACTCGCCGAAGACGCCCGACAACTCCGCAACCGCGCCGAGCGCAACCGCCTCAGCGACGAAGCCCTCAACCAGCTCATGGATCAGCTCGCCGAGGGACTCGACAACGCCGCTCGCGCCGCCGACCGCGCCCACGAGCAACTCGAGCAGGCCGAGAACGAAACCGACAGCAACGCCCAGCAGGGACGCGAGGCACAGGCCGAAACCGCCGCCCAGCTTCAGGCCCTCCGGGAACAACTCGACGACACCTCCGCCGCCATGCAGGCCGTCGAGGACGCCCGAGCGATCGCACGCAGGCAGCAGGAACTCGCCGATCAATCCGCCAGGCTCCTGCCCCAGACCCTCGGCCGACGACCCGAAGACCTCCCCGACGACCTCCGACAGCAACTCGAACAGCTCAAGGCCCAACAGGACGCGCTCGCAGAACAAACCCAACGCGCCGCCGATCAGTGGCGCGAGCAGGCACGTCAACTCGCCAACGAGAGCGACAGCCAACGCGCCCAGGACCTCGCCGAAGCACTCCGACAAGCCGCCGAGGCCCTCGAAGCCGGGCAGATCCCCCAACAGATGAATCAGGCCTCCGCACAGGTCCAGGGCAACCGACTCGCCAACGCCAACGCCCAGCAGCAGCAGATCGCCCGGCAGCTCCAGCAGATCGCCGAGCAACTCGAACAGAACACCACCGACAGCCAACAGCAACAGGACCTGCTCGCGGCCATCGTCGACGAACTCAACCGACTCCTCGAAGAACAGACCATCCTCCGCGACAACACCAGCCTCGCCGACGAACGCGAACTCAGCGGACTCGTCACGCCCCAGCGGACCCTGCGGCTCCAGACACTCGCCGCGCTCGAACAGGTCGAACAACTCGCCAACCAGCCCGCCGCCGAGTCAGGCGTCCGCGACGCCACCGTCAGCCAGGCCACCGCCGTCACCGCGCTCCGCAACAGCCGACAGACCCCCGGCCTCGAGGCGCAGACCGCCGCCGCCGAGGCCCTGCGCTCCGCCATCGAAACCCTCCAGCAGCAGCTCCGGCAAGACCTCGCCGAGTCCGTCGAACGACAGCGACGCGAACTCCAGAAGGCCTACCGCGCCCTCGCCCAGCAGCAACGCGAACTCCGCCAGAGCGTCCTCACCGTCCGCGAACAGCGACCCGTCACCCGACGACGCATCACCCTCGCTGGCATCGCCGACCAGCAATGGGATCACCGCAACGACACCCTCGAACTCCAGGACAGGATCGCCGAGGCCTCCGTCTTCAACGCCATGCACCTCCGCCTCGACGAACTCGGACAACGCATCACCCGCCAACTCCGCGCCGGCTACGCGCAGAACGACCTCACCCGCAGCCAGAACGAGATCGCCACCACACTCGACATCATGGCCGACGCCCTCGACCAGCCCGCACCACCGCCGCCCGACGAGAACGCCGACAACAGCCCCGCCGGACAGGGCGGCCAGGGACAACCCCAGCAGCCGCCCCTCGTGCCCGACCTCGCCGAACTTCAGCTCCTCCGAGGCGTGCAGGCACAACTCCTCGCGCAGACACGAGCCCTCGAAGAACAGGCCGGCACACAGCCCACCGCCGAGCAACGCGACGCCATCCAGACACTCGCCATCCGACAACGCGAACTCGCCCACTACGGCCAGCAGATGCTCCGAAAACAGCAGGACCGGAACAACCAGCCATGA